The Novipirellula galeiformis nucleotide sequence GGGTTTCTCGACGCGTTTTTGCGTCTGAAAGCCGGCAAGCAAGAGAAAGGTTAATGCAATGCCATCGATTTTTACCAGGATCATTGATCGCGAAGTCCCAGCGGACATCGTTTTTGAAGACGACACCTGTTTGGCGTTCCGCGATATCGCACCGAAGGCGCCGACCCACATTCTGATCATCCCCAAAAAGGAGATCGAGTCCCTCGACGACCTTTCCGAAGAGGACGAGGATATCGTCGGACGCTGTGTGGCGGTGGTGGCCAAAGTGGCGGCGGCCGAAGGGTTGTCCAACGGCTACCGCATGGTGGTCAATTGCGGCGAGGAGGGTGGCCAAGAGGTTCCTCATCTCCATTTTCACCTGCTCGGAGGACGCAAGTTGGATTGGCCGCCAGGCTAATACGGACGCCCGATTAATTCAGCCGCCCGATCCCGACCGCAGCGGGAACGATTGAAAAGGTAAAGTTGTAAACTGAAACGTTTAAAACTGAATGACGCGGCGATGCATCGCCGCGTCTCTTAGCAGGTAGGCAGGAGTCTTTCGCTAGATTAGCCGTTTTGGCGTTAGCCACGGTTCAAGCGGAGCTAACGCCCAAGCGGCTTATGGGATTTCACCCAATCATTCCTGCCTCCCTGCTTCGTTTGTTCTTCCCGCTTTTCCTTTTTCAATTCTTTCTGCCATCCTTGGATGGTTGCTGCTTTGCACGCAACAGCATCGGTAACCACCGATGCTGTTGAAACAATGCCAAGGCAAACCCTTTCGCAAGTTGAAAGTCGCAGGCTCCAAACAGGCCGCCGCTTACTTCAAATTCTCGAGCAAAAACGCCCACAGATCGGCATACTCGTCGATCCGCTTGCTGACCGGGGTGCCCGCACCGTGTCCGGCGCGCGTCTCAATCCGGATCAGCGTCGGGTTGTCACATCCTTGGGCGGCTTGCAATGCGGCCGCGAATTTGAAGCTGTGTCCCGGCACGACGCGGTCGTCGCGGTCGGCGGTCGAGATCAACGTCGCGGGATAACACGTCCCGGGTGCGAGGTTGTGCAGCGGTGAATAGGCGAGCAGGTTTTCAATCTGATCCGCTTCGTCGCTGCTGCCATATTCGGTGGCCCAGGCCCATCCAATCGTAAACTTGTGGTATCGCAGCATGTCCATCACGCCGACGGCGGGCAAACAGGCTCCGAACAACTCCGGTCGCTGCGTCATCACGGCACCGACAAGCAAGCCTCCGTTGCTGCCGCCGCGGATCGCCAATCGGCTCGATTGCGTGTAGCCCTTGTCGATTAAATGTTCGGCGGCGGCAATGAAGTCATCGAACACGTTTTGTTTTTTCAATCGCATGCCATCTTCATGCCATTGACGACCGTACTCACCTCCGCCGCGCAGGTTTGCAACCGCGTAGATGCCGCCATTTTCGATCCAAGCTGCATTGGCGGGTGAGAACGACGGAGTCAACGAAATGTTAAAGCCCCCATACGCGTACAACAGGGTGCGGTTGGAGCCATCCAATTGAGTGTCGCGGTGACGTGTGACGATCACGGGGACCTGGGTTCCATCCTTGCTGGTCGCAAAGAGTTGTTCGGTGACATAGTCCTCGACGTTGATCGGCGTTTGAGGACGTTGCCACAACGAGATTTCCCCACTGCTTAGATCGACCCGATAAATCTCCGTCGGCGTGACGTAATTGGTGAAGTCAAAGAACGTTTCGGTGGCATCTTGTCGGCCCCCGAAACCATTGGCGCTGCCGACGCCGGGCAAGGGAAGGTCATTGATGAAGGTGCCTTGGATCGTGTGCCGCGTCACTCGACTACGAGCGTCCTGCAAGTAGCTCAGGTAAAACGTTTCGCCAAACAAACTGGCCGATTCAAGGACGTTGTCGGACTCGGGGATCACCTCTTTCCATCGATCGCGATCGGCGTTGCCGGCCTCGATTGCAATTAAACGACGTTTCGGTGCGTCATTGTCGGTCACAAAATAATGGGTCGTACCGACCGACGCGATCCACTCGTATTCGGCATCAAAACCGCTGATCAACGGTTCAACTTGGGCTTCAGGATC carries:
- a CDS encoding prolyl oligopeptidase family serine peptidase — its product is MFTFTILSSIFLSGVTLAQESNTLTSSPRPLQYPDSKTVDVTDDYHGHRVADPYRWLEDTESEETAEWVAAENKVTQAYLQSLPEREAMRARLEKLWNYERFGLPSRKGDRYIYTHNNGLQNQSILYKADSLDAERQVLIDPNTLSEDGTVALASTATTKDGKLIAYSLADGGSDWRTWKVRDVATGQDREDVIRWSKFSGIAWMPDASGFFYARYTAPVEGQELTGTNENQRLFFHRLGDDQSKDQLVLERPDEPKWGFSPSVTDDGRYLIIHNWKGSEPKSQIFIKDLTDPEAQVEPLISGFDAEYEWIASVGTTHYFVTDNDAPKRRLIAIEAGNADRDRWKEVIPESDNVLESASLFGETFYLSYLQDARSRVTRHTIQGTFINDLPLPGVGSANGFGGRQDATETFFDFTNYVTPTEIYRVDLSSGEISLWQRPQTPINVEDYVTEQLFATSKDGTQVPVIVTRHRDTQLDGSNRTLLYAYGGFNISLTPSFSPANAAWIENGGIYAVANLRGGGEYGRQWHEDGMRLKKQNVFDDFIAAAEHLIDKGYTQSSRLAIRGGSNGGLLVGAVMTQRPELFGACLPAVGVMDMLRYHKFTIGWAWATEYGSSDEADQIENLLAYSPLHNLAPGTCYPATLISTADRDDRVVPGHSFKFAAALQAAQGCDNPTLIRIETRAGHGAGTPVSKRIDEYADLWAFLLENLK
- a CDS encoding histidine triad nucleotide-binding protein, with product MPSIFTRIIDREVPADIVFEDDTCLAFRDIAPKAPTHILIIPKKEIESLDDLSEEDEDIVGRCVAVVAKVAAAEGLSNGYRMVVNCGEEGGQEVPHLHFHLLGGRKLDWPPG